The window CTTCAATGTCCTCAACTGGTTGTGATCAGCCTCACAAAATAAAAGGGTGTTATCTGCAAATAGTAAGTGAGACAAAATAATAGTAcccctattggggtcaccaaTTGGAAAACCAGCCACCAACCCATGCGTGACCACCGCCGATATCAtcctactcaatgcctccataacgATAACAAAAAGAGTGGAGAcagaggatctccttgtctgAGACCTCGAGAGCTACTAAAGAAGCCAGTCGGACAGCCATTTATCAAGACTAAAAATCTGGCCGTAGAGATACACCAGCTGATCCAACTACACCATCTcaccccaaagccacatctaCCCAACACATACAAGAGGAAATCCCAGTTTACAtggtcatatgccttctccatatctaatttgcacaAAATCCCTGTAGATCCAGCCTTCAATCTGCTATCTAGTCcctcatttgcaataagaactGAATCCAAGATTTGTCGCCtcttaacaaaagcattttgtgtTTTCGTGATAATCTTCCCCAGAACCGCCCCCAATCTGTTAGCCAGaacctttgaaataattttatacactcCATTCACCAGGCTGATGGGTCGAAAATCCTTAATCTCCACCGCCCCCATCTTCTTAGGGATCAacgcaataaaagtggcatttatgcttttctcaaactttccaacCAATGAAACTTCCTGAAACACattcattaaatctattttcaccacttcccaacaagagTGGAAAAAGCCCATTGAGAAACCATATGGATCGGGAGCTTTATCTTTGACCATACGTCTCACTACCTCATACACTTCCCCTTCTTCAAAGGGCCTCTCTAACCACGCCGCTTCTTGAGGCTCAATAGTATCAAAACCAAGGCCATCCATCTTTGGCCTCCATCCCTCTCGGACCACTTTCTCAGGCGTGCGAATAAGAAAAGCACGAGGCCATGGTCAAATTTTTGCCAAAATCTAGGCAAATTCATCTTATTCAATTGTTAATTTCTCGAGTCTACTAATGTTACTTTCTCAAGTGTGCTAAAGTGATTGGCTTTGTACAAAAGAATGAAACCTACCATAACCTTGCTAGCATTTAGCTAAGCATGCATAGGCAATTCTTTTAATCTAGCATAAAATGATTCAACGTTCCAAATTTTAGTACCATTTCCCAATGCAAAAGAGAATGAACTAGTATACTCTATAGCAACTTATAACCTGGAAGTAAAACAAGATATCCAGAATCAGTTGAATGCAAGTGCCAACATTTAGCAAAAATTCAATACCAACATGCAAGTATGAGCATCTTCTGTATATCTTACTTGCTCAAGAGTTAGGAACATAATCACGTTCCAAGCTCCCAGCCGACCAAAGTTAAGGAAGAACCCTTTATAGAAGGCAAAAAATCCCTGCAATGTATTAGTGTCCATGAGTAAGTAGTTATCACTGCAGCTGACAGTTTCTAactttctttaaaacatttatGTAAAGGTTTTCACCAAGATTATGGCAAAACACAAATTCAACTAGTTCTTTTATGGGTAAATGACACACACTCTCAAAGTGGATGGAACTCATGACTTCATCCTCCATCCTGTTTTTAAGGGGAGAAGATGCAATCTGGAAGACAACTATTAGAACCCAAGGGAAGTTATTGTCAGAAGCTTGTTTCTAGCCTATTACTAAAAGCCCATAGCAAATGCCTGTGCTCTAATTTAACAAGATAGAATACAgctttctcattattttatttctttctttcttttttctaacaagATAGAATACAgctttctcattattttatttctttctttcttttttcttcttaggTGATCTTCATTCTAGGAATAGACAATCATTTTACAAGTCAATATGAAGTGTTTTCCTGCTCTGTAGATCCGAAAGAgaacaaatattatttgtaagTATGTTAATAGAAGTACTATTTTCTGAGGCAAATCAACATACCTCACTCTTCAAAGTTTTGATGAAGCAGTCAAACGTGCTTTTGTATGTTGAATCTCCCATCATTCTGGATTTCACCTGGAACATAATAAGCATGGCATCCAAGCCAACATTGACTGACTAACTTGTccttaaaactataaaaaaaatttcttcatacGATAAGAAACAAATTTTGACCATAATCTTTCACTAGCACAGCCGCTTTAAAGCCTGCAGCGAACAATTTAGCAGATTATGCCACAATTGGAAACCAGATGCAACGACAACTAAAAATTGGAAAAGCATAGATAACTTGAACAGATTCACTTCTATGACAATATCACCACCACCATCAACATGAACTTATTAGAATGCCTGGAAGTTATTGATACTGTTTACAAGGTTGCATGCACAAGAGACAGCACATGATACTTTTGTTCTCTAATTTGTCCATCCCAAGTCCAGCCCAAAAAGTTTGGTTATGTACACTGATTGTGTAGtgctttttcaaaattaaaacaatatataatatccaaaatATGCAGCGCGTCTATGATGTTATGTTTTCCCCTAAGAGTTGCGAAATTTCAATAAACTCCTGATGTAATTTTTCAGAAACAAAACCAGATGTGCAGGACTGAGCCAGATATAAAAGCAGAAAAAAAGCCTGATCTTCCAGAAATATGGAAATGAATGGGATACTAAAGACATTGTGGCAAGGTGATTTCCTACAATCTACACGCGTAAATTTAAAAGGTATATGAAGGTGATAATGAACTATTTGAGGACTTCAAGCTTTATAATCCATGGCTAAAACTGAAATGAAGCAGAAAAAGAACACCTACAACATCAACGGGAGAACCGATACAGACAGCAAAGAAACCTGCACCTAGACCAGCCAGCACATGAGTTAAAACATTGTCCATGAACCCTGGAATTCTCAAAATCATCTGCATAAGCATAGCAAATTAGGACATTTTGGAGTTAACTTAACACAACCACTTAGAATAAGTTCAACTTAAAAGACCTAGCATTACAATATTACCTGTTTAAATTGGTCATAACTAGCTAGTTCAGCGGCATTTATTATAGCATTTCGTGCTACATTGGGGCCAAGGCCAGTCCACAGGGCCCCTAATCCTTCCTATTTTTTGGAAGATAATTAGAAATTGATAAGAAGAGACTCTAAATATGAAAGCGGATATATGATAGCATgcaaactaacctgtctcactaTGGTGAAATATGCATCCAAAGCTCCAGAGTAACGCCTAGGAACCCCGGCTGGTAATTTCCCTTCAGCTTGAAGTCGAACTTTGACAAGATCAGTTGGATTAGCCACTGCAATTGCTATAGCACCTATCAAggtaaaaatagaataaaattttcaaattaaagacTCTAAATAAGAGTTTGATGTGTAACATACCGACTTAGCAAATATAGCAGCAAGGGAATTGTGGCAATAGTTTGAGCACTAGGCAAAACAAAAAGCTAATCAGGTTGCATAAAATTTTGAACAGCAAGCAGGGTAGTCACCAAACATACTCACCCGTTAAAAGAGCAGCAAGTATTTTGTGGTATACAGGAATATCTCCAATAAATTCACTGCCAACTAGATATGTTTTGACCTGTCCAATATGCagtaatattacaaaatttcaccaaaaaactattaaataaCTAATCACATTCATGAAAATAACCTATTATAAACTCACAGGACCATATAAGCCAATCCTTAAGCCTCCATAAAGACACTGGCGCTGTAATCCTGGAATAAGACCTTTCCAGAGTGCTGATAAGCCCTCTTCCCTAGCAATAGTAGTCATAGTACCCAACAAGCCTGTATATTTGGGTACACCCACTCCATCTACCCCCGCTGCTTTCTTTTGAAGCTGAAGCCTGACTTTAGCAGTATCCAAAGGAAGAGTACAGAACTGCAAAAGATCCACGAATACAAATGTAGAATAATAACAGTATTCACTAACTAAAACTCTCCAGGAGTATCAAAAAATTTATGGCATTGCTGGTTGATAAGTAATACCTATAACTATCCAACATCCCTCCGAGTTTTTTCCGGCTAGTCTTAAAGGATTAGTAGGTGAACTCTTTGAGCTTAGCACGCAAAATAATTGTACTAAATTAAACAAACCCACAATACGAATCAAATTAACAAATCTACTAAACTTGAGCAAAACCAGAAAGATCAAAGTACCTCGGCGAAACAAGCCGCGAAAGCGCTGCAGAGGAACATCTCAGCGAACGAGATTTCGATCTGGGGCTTGAGATCGGCCATTGAAAGCTACGAAGAAAGGCTGGAAAGCAGGGATTGGGTAATGGAGAGTCAGTTTCGGTACAGCTGAAGGGTAATTCAGGGCCTTATGGAATGATTTCAATAGTCATAATGAATGGAAAGGGACGTGAAAAAACGCCGACAATGGCTGGCCACCATTGATGGCCGTGCAACTGGGTTTTTCACACGTCCTCCTCGTGACCATCGTTTCAATTATTTTGGTGGAtgcttaatcattttttaagctGATTTTAATTGTTAATCTCATTTGTTAATATCACTTCTTTCATATTTAATtggtttttataaaagaaaattatcatcGTTCATTCattagataaatttatatctaTGACCGGATATATTTTGATATGTCCCCATAtcaaacatgatatcataaactaaaatattacatttagaGCTCTATCAAtacactattttcttttgtgattgaTCTGGTATTTACTATTACtgatactctctacagacaaacgtaTAAAAGACAATACTATCTGCCTAAACAAAGACTCAACCTCACTATTTATAGGAAGAGATGACTCAACCTCTACAGATAAAAGTCTGAGAGATGaactattctttttattttaattaataaaaaagaaacaaaaaatgaaagcagTAAGATAGATGCGGAAAATGATATGTTACAGTTTAAACCAACTCTGGTAGAGTTCAAAATCTATGATGGTCTGTGAAGGAAATACACTTGTCTCTTTTCAACCACAAATGTCATATTTGAAAGGTCTAGTAGTGGTGAGTCCGGATTTAGTGTGTGTGTGTCGAGAAGAGTTGTCGGAAGGGGTGGCACGTGAGAACCACGTGCGGTGGTTTATGCAAAATTGTCACTTTCTTCCGAATGATTTTCGACTTGTGAATTTGTTTATGTCGCGTATGTCTCTAGAAGGTTACTGGAAAACTGTAGATTTATCTTTTTCgagtaaaataaaactaagcaaATAAATCTTAATAGACAGGGTGAGTGAATGGATGAaggagagaatgagagggagGAGAAGGACGAAGCCAAAGCCTCTCCCTCCAACGAAAATCAAATCAGGAGCCCTTAATTTTTTACGAGAGCTAGAGGGAAGAGGCACCTAGGGTTTTTCAATTTGAGATGTTGTAATATGCTCGATGCTTACATCAcacatttttatgaaaattttggggTTTTATTGGGAGTAATGCTATATGGTCTTAGAGCATTCACAGtgatttatttatcttatcttttaaaatatatcaccaattttttttttacatgatgatttttataatatatcaacttatctattttttttcttcatatcatttaaataatattttttttattttttaaatatttcttttataccAATAAATTtgcaatattcatatatatttttatatttacaatatatttttatatacaatgtaatatagtTCAGTCctatacacacaaaataaaaatatataagccaaatcaaaattaaaaataaaatcaaaatatgaaaaaattggttaaaaaatattaccaagatattttttagaaaaaatgaaatagatatattttaaatgatgaacaataaaaagaatttgcttaCATTGTAAAAATCAACGTAAAAGAAAACGAGggagtaaataaaatataaataataaaaaaatatttacagcaTGAACAATACTCGCTACATGTAGCGGGTTACTGTAgctaattgtattattttacatttcattttacATAATTGGATTGAACTCCTTTTTTGAAcaattcttcaaataatttatatttattgtataatacatAAGTTGTTAAGAATGCTCGGTATGCAAGTCTCACACACTCTCTTcgaaaaaaagtaagatttacCATGTAAAATCGTGTGATGtaaatatttacagttttaagatTTGCACACCCTAGAACTAAAAATGGATAAGAATAttcgaaataaaaataatttgtgcaGGCTTGTTTAggaacccatctcatctcattctcaaacatcacttaagcataaatattttttaatttcaaatatttaatttttttcatctaattattacttagaCTTAGTTtgatttcacaaattttttaaattatctcatcttaatatctaaacatcatttaaacacaaaattttttcaattttaaatttataatttttcaacttattCATCTAATgattacaattttcacaaactttcaaacaaaaaaaataaaaattaactttttcaaattttaaaataaaaattatattaaaaaatacagctGCATGTAACTATAATTTTATGTGCAATATTATAGCTTCattttatcagtatttttttaatttaaattttaaatcttgaattttaaaatttttattattttccataaCCGACACATTAGCATGTATAATTATGcaagtaaaattgaaaattatatttcacgaagagttttttttttttttaaatagatttcaCGAAGAGTTAAACTCAACATTAACACAGGAATTACTTTGATTTGGTGTTGGTGTAACTGCAACGCGTTTTCTAACTTGCCTCCCAACTGTTCGACCGAACGTCACAATCAGATATtgttttatgtgttttgttACTCGTCATTCTCATATATAACAACACatcgtatttttttaaaaagaatttttaaattttattctttttaaatttattaaaattttctacttatcatccatataccacgtatttaataagaaaaaaatatataaatatgtaaaaataataaatataatttttcttattttattgtcTCTTTATCCTCCATCCCCACTTTCACAAGGAAAATTGAGTTCAAGAAGATGGCCAATGACATCCGACATTGCTGAAACTATAGAAATTTAAGCCTggattttaaataattctaatttCTAACCGTCCTCTGATCATTTATTTTGCTGGATCTGCTAAGCTACATTGTCATATCAGTTCTCAATATCATtaacattttgaaaaagttttgccacacaaaattaaactatctcattttatataatcattatatttttttaaatttttatataaaatataataaataattcaaaattttaaattttaaaataaaaataaaaataataaattatattataaaaatattttatttaactttcaataaaatatcttatctcatcttatttcatttaaattgcATAACCAAACTATACCTAAATTATATTGTTTgctaatccaaaaatattttattgtttgatttctctctcctcctctcatttcatattcactcttcatctattttcttttcagcCCCCTATCCACATGCTTGagaatattcttataatatactCCTATCTTTTAActtcctttttttcatttttatttgggttaattttactatttgtgtaaataaataaattttaatcacATTTGTATACGACAAATATTGTAGATGTTGAAAGATATAAagatattgtaaatttcttgatagttaaaagtaatatttaaaataattaatttttctaatgaTTATT is drawn from Juglans regia cultivar Chandler chromosome 5, Walnut 2.0, whole genome shotgun sequence and contains these coding sequences:
- the LOC109003773 gene encoding mitochondrial uncoupling protein 2-like isoform X2 is translated as MTTIAREEGLSALWKGLIPGLQRQCLYGGLRIGLYGPVKTYLVGSEFIGDIPVYHKILAALLTGAIAIAVANPTDLVKVRLQAEGKLPAGVPRRYSGALDAYFTIVRQEGLGALWTGLGPNVARNAIINAAELASYDQFKQMILRIPGFMDNVLTHVLAGLGAGFFAVCIGSPVDVVKSRMMGDSTYKSTFDCFIKTLKSEGFFAFYKGFFLNFGRLGAWNVIMFLTLEQAKIFFGGAA
- the LOC109003773 gene encoding mitochondrial uncoupling protein 2-like isoform X1, whose protein sequence is MADLKPQIEISFAEMFLCSAFAACFAEFCTLPLDTAKVRLQLQKKAAGVDGVGVPKYTGLLGTMTTIAREEGLSALWKGLIPGLQRQCLYGGLRIGLYGPVKTYLVGSEFIGDIPVYHKILAALLTGAIAIAVANPTDLVKVRLQAEGKLPAGVPRRYSGALDAYFTIVRQEGLGALWTGLGPNVARNAIINAAELASYDQFKQMILRIPGFMDNVLTHVLAGLGAGFFAVCIGSPVDVVKSRMMGDSTYKSTFDCFIKTLKSEGFFAFYKGFFLNFGRLGAWNVIMFLTLEQAKIFFGGAA